In Salminus brasiliensis chromosome 24, fSalBra1.hap2, whole genome shotgun sequence, one genomic interval encodes:
- the LOC140546798 gene encoding histone H2B: MPEPAKSAPKKGSKKAVTKTAGKGGKKRRKSRKESYAIYVYKVLKQVHPDTGISSKAMGIMNSFVNDIFERIAGESSRLAHYNKRSTITSREIQTAVRLLLPGELAKHAVSEGTKAVTKYTSSK, from the coding sequence atgcctgagccagctaagtccgcgcccaagaagggatccaagaaagccgtgaccaagacggccgggaaaggcggcaagaagcgcagaaagtccaggaaggagagctatgccatctacgtgtacaaggtgctgaagcaggtccaCCCTGACACTGGAATCTCCTCTAAAGCGATGGGCATCATGAACTCGTTCGTGAACGACATCTTCGAGCGCATCGCCGGTGAGTCTTCTCGTTTGGCTCACTACAACAAACGTTCTACTATCACCTCTAGGGAGATCCAGACCGCTGTGCGTCTGCTCCTTCCCGGTGAGTTGGCCAAGCACGCCGTGTCAGAGGGCACAAAGGCCGTCACCAAGTACACGAGCTCCAAGTAA